The Glycine max cultivar Williams 82 chromosome 3, Glycine_max_v4.0, whole genome shotgun sequence sequence TGTACCGTGAGTTAAATGGACCAACCTATAGATGAAATGTCCATATACTCATCTCTACTTATTTGAATGTCTAGTGattaaaataatactattaGAATGTCACTTACGGAAGCTGCTTTCAAGGAGAAGTTATTACATTTGAAATCATCACAATAGCCATGATCTTGACCAATTTCATGCGTATTTAACTTCATGTTAAATTATTcacaattatgttaaaatatcagataattttgaagtaaatatttatgtttaattttacattaagaaattaaattttaaatttaaagtcaATCTTGAGATAAATCAATTTTAGATAACTTCCGTATTACATCAGaaattttatactaaattttattgtgttaacttttaaaataaaaaatccaaacatgaatattttatttaagcttaATTGTACAAACATAGACGCGGACCCAAACAAGCTTTGTAGTAAATAAAAGCAAACACGAGGAGTTATTAGGAGGAACTTCACCGTGACTAAGAATTAGTATGACATCAGATGCATATGGGCACAATAGAAACAAATATTCAATTCAAAGATAACAATAAATGCAGGCACcgacaaaatcaaaataataaatgaaccGAGACGAAAGCCATTAAATTATAAGACAATTACTACATTCATTCTTAAcatacattatatttttataaaaaagagtgAAATTAGCATCGGGGTGCAGCAAAAACCAGCACTACATAGCTACTCAGAAAAAGTCCTTGGAGACTAGGCTCATGAGAGACACTTGGAAATGAAACCCAgcattttcttcttctgcatcGCATGCCACAAAGTCAAATGTGAGATTGAATGACAGAAACCACTaaaaaagaaatggaaagtGTTTGGTGAGGAAGCCAACCCGCTTAGTTGTGCCAAGTAGCTCTGGTGGGATCTTATAGAGATCTTCGTCAACAGGTTTGGGAAGTCGCGGAACGGCGTCGTCTAGATGCATCGCTGCCACTGGCTTCCTTGCCTGTTCCGTCACGTCGCACACTTTCCCCTGTTTTCTCATATTCATCTTCACATTCTCCTTTTCCCTTTCCTTAACCACCCTGTTCCTCGTCGCCTGCACTCACaaatcaacaaattttaatttacccTTGTGTTTTCGTTGCCCaggaataataaaatataaaacgtaAACGTAAGAATTAAATCAGACATGTGCTTTCAGCTTTCACGTCCTGTCTCCACCACCGCAGGTCACCGTACCACAAGAGAAACAAAATGCCAACTTTTACTTGATTATTATTGTATAATGCAATAATAACACCAGTTTCAATTAAGGATTGGACGGTAGGaattagaagaaaagaaaaattaagttaaGGAGCTAGACCTTTTTCAGAGTAGAAGGTGGGATGTTGCGAATGGGTTTCTTAAAATCAACGGCGTAAAGGTCACGGTCTGCACGCACGTAAGGGTCACTTTCGCCGGAGGAGGAACTGTAACGAACTAAACCAGCTTGTCTCGCACTCTCGAAGTACTGAGTGATTGGCAACTCGTTTGCGTAATCCCAATTCCCAAACGCTGGTATTTGCCCGCTCCtctgaaattaaatgaaatattcaTAACacgtaattaattaaagaaggCTTGTAATGATTACAGATCTAAAAAACGAAAAAGGGGAAAGGGAGGCTTACATCCATAAGTGGCAGCTGAAATAGACCCACAAAAACAGGTTCTTCTTCTTGCTCTTGTTGTTGTGTCCTACAAGAAAAGAGGTGGGGTTTGAACTTTAAAGGAATGTAATGACACGATCCGTAGGCAGGGAGGGAGGGGATtcccgataaaaaaaaaaaaaaaaagattaacctCAGACAGGGATATAAATTCTCTGCTCAGAATTTAGAGCAAAAGGATCTGAAAAGTGAAAAAGGCAAAGCGAAGAggggttaaaacttaaaaaacctTTTTTACTTGTTATGATGAAAAGGCTATCTATTctatagaaattaattaataacttgtCGGGAAACATAAACACAAAAACGGGGCCTGCTCTCTGGCCTTACAAGGCATCGAGGTagggaaataaaatgaaattggtgGTTGAATGAGGAATGTGGGAAATTAAGGAAGGGAATAGAGGGGATAGGGACTATTCGGGTTGTGATCTGGATGGGGAATTTAGTAAACGAGTGACTGTTGCTGACAGGTAGGTGGGTGTTACTGTTGGCGAGTATGACCCCGATTCTGAAAAAGCTTAGAATTTCAATGCCTAAACTGTCACTGTTGACTCTCTTTGCCTTTATAAAGCCATAATAGGAATGCCCTTAGCCTTTGGCCCCCCACCCCTCTCTCTGCGCTAAACTCGCAAAGAAAGTCGCCAAACTTTTTCTATGCAAGTCCTTCCATCCTATATTTCTTTTCTCCATGCCGGATCTCAcgcttttgttttatttacccATGCCAAATGCCCATgttccttttcttattattaaattaaaaaataacttatcgATGCGTTTTTAGTTTAGAggctataataataataaagaaaaagaagaaacaattaaaattgCCCAATAGTCAATAGCATATACTAGTGTACAATTCGCCCAAGAAAACGGATGTCGTGAGACAAGGTTTGCAGAAAGAAACCATAGTCAAACCGACTCAGTAATGAGTCAAACACGACGCTAATAGGTTGGGAACGAATTAACGGTTATTTACTCCCCACTCGATTTACAACAACAGtattaatatttgtttcaattatttttaattctcgaAAAATCAAACCGGTTGATATgagaaattatatttgtatattttttttaatacaataataaagagaaataaaaaaatatataggatAGGATTTGAGGATTATTGTCAAACATGGAGCTGTAACGGAAAGAGATTTGAAGAAGAGTACAACGCAAGGTGTGGACTGTGGAAGGGAATCGCCGAAAATAATATGGATGCTTCAGAAAATTCATGTATCTACCACGATTTCGGTATTATCCAAACTCGTGGTGGCTTGTTATCCCATGTTTGACTTAATCCCTATTTATTTTCAACTTAGAACTACTTTCTACAccttttaataaacaaaaatatacgtatttTAATATAAACACGTAATTcagattaatattattttttaataaaaaatatactatgttttaaaattctcaATTAGTTTAAACGCGTGTCTTAATTagatttgataaattaataatcatttttgctTAATACCGATACATCCATACTACCCAATACACCATCGCCAACACAAAAGTTGTGGCTGCAACTGGGTTCGTGCGGATATAGCCAATTAGCCATTGTCAAACATATTTCATCTCAcactttcttttattcttatttgTTAATCGTAAAAAATCGCTAACTATGCCAATGCTATTCAATTATAAGTATTTCACCATGAAGATATAGTAGAGTAACTGGGGCTCTCTTTGAAAATAAGTGTCAACACGAACGCGCATTTCCTCCGCATGACATGACACGCCAAAATCTGCTTGTTTCCTTCCATAATACGACACTTATGTCCCCCTCTCTTATCTCATTAATTTTTCATCCACAAGTTGAAAATAAAACTCGTATCATTCCACCAATCACTTGCCCCACGTGATCATCTCTCCCTCTATGCATGCGTATTTCATGGAATTGGATGTTCTCACAGTAATTCATCGGGCAGTTAAATTATGGCATTGTCAGATTCACATACTACCAAATTCATTAATTGCAACGAAAGATTTGTCCCACCGTttaaaatgcattaaatatCTAATCATCCGAAAAGGAAAATGCATTATATCTTAAACACCCGACTGGCACTTAAGTTCACCTCTCACGTTTCTTGCTGGTTGAAATTGTTCTGctctctctttgatttaaaaaatggcATCTGATTGAAAAATGTTGtctttcatttataataaaagattGGTTATTGCATATTAACTTAAAATAGTTACTTTTCACTTTTATAACCGTATTGATTGTTCAAttctaaaagtattttaaatgtGCAAATACTAtctaattttccatttttttacatttatagaAATAATTGATGACTTGGCTTCAGGGACAATGGAAATTTGAGGGCCTCTACCATATTGATATTATCCCTTTCTTTTGTTAAAGCTCCACTCCACCATCCTAATTCCTATCCATTGTTTGACACTGACTGGCTCTAACTAGGATAATTTGGAGTTTAGGCCCATGACAATTGCTTTGGATTGACTCTTCCTTTGTGGTCCATGTGTTACGGAGTTGAACAACCCATG is a genomic window containing:
- the LOC100815552 gene encoding uncharacterized protein isoform X1 — translated: MDRSGQIPAFGNWDYANELPITQYFESARQAGLVRYSSSSGESDPYVRADRDLYAVDFKKPIRNIPPSTLKKATRNRVVKEREKENVKMNMRKQGKVCDVTEQARKPVAAMHLDDAVPRLPKPVDEDLYKIPPELLGTTKRKKKMLGFISKCLS